Below is a genomic region from Nitrospirota bacterium.
GAACTCGTCAATCTATTAGAGCTTCCGGCTGACTCAGTCCTGCTCTCCTTCGAACTCTCCACTCCCGGCCCTTCCCGCGCTCCTCCCCTCGGCTAATCACGTCACTTCGGCTTGCTCCATACGTGGGATTGTTGCCGTGTGGCCATCCTCGATGGGTGCTGGCGTTTTTTTACTGCGTGATCGGTAGAGGGTTTCATGGGACCTAGTTGCTGTCGTTTCCTATTTCGTTCTATCTATTTTTGCCTGTGCTGGAGCTTGCTCGCTCATGCGCAGGTTCTTGCAGCCGAGTCTACCCTCATTGCCGGATCGGTCCAGAGTCAGGACCTCCGCCGAGTGGGGCAGGTGCTTGTCGAGGTGAAGGATCAAGAGGGAGCTTTGGTCGCGACCGGCCTCTCGAATGAGGCGGGGGAGTTCAGGATTTCCGTTCCTGCCGATGGAACCTATTCCGTCAGCGCCAGACAGGATAGCTATCGAAGCGAATACGTCGTGATGAAGATCGGGACCGAGCCGCCCGGTCCCGTTGTTTTGACCCTCTCCAAGACCAGAGAGATCGCCCTCGAAGTACGGTCGTCCCTGGCTCCGATTCACGACAAGCTGTCGAGTGAGACCTATGCGGTCAGCCGCAAAGACATCGAAGAATTGCCGCGCGGCAACAATGTGGAGTTGCAGGACGTGTTGCTCACGATTCCAAGCGCTTCCTATGGCTCGCTCAAACAAGTCCATATCCGGCAGGACCATGCCAATCTCCAGTTGCGGATCGACGGGGTGCCGATTCCCGATACCGTGTCGTCTACCTTCTCCGATGTGATCTCGCCGCGGGCCTGGGAACGGGCGGATATTATTCTGGGCGGTATGGAAGCCCAGTATGGAAATAAGACGGCTGCGGTGCTGGACATTACGACCAAGAGCGGTACCAAGCCTGGCTTCGGGTCGGCGCAAATGTTCGGCGGGTCGAATCAGACGGCCAGTCCCTCGTTCGAATATGGCGGCACGGTCGGCGAGAAGTTCCGGTTCTACGTCTTGAATAGTTATACCTCGACGAATCGCGGCATCGAGCCTCCGACGCTGGGCCATTCGATCTTTCACGGGCAAAGCGAGCGGAACCAGACGTTCATGCGCGGCGACTATCAGCACGACAATGCGAACAACTTTTCCTGGGTGTTCTTGAATTCCGTCGCGAAGTATCAGATTCCGACCATGCCAGGCCGGGCGCTCGATCCCAGCGGGCAGATGCTGCCGCTGCTCCGGGCGAGCAGGCCGGGATTCACGCCGGTGGCGTCCCAGGCCATCGACGAGAACCAACAAGAGAATAACCAGTATGGCCACATGGTCTGGCGGCACGATGTGAACAGCAGTAATTTCTTCAACCTCTCCGGCTATGTTCGCCAGACGAGGGCCACGTTCAAGACGGACCCATTCAACCTGCTTGCCTATACGGCAGATCCGACCGCGCAATTTTCCGCCGGGAGCCAGGATCGGAGCGCCAATTCGAGCGGAGCCCGGTTCGACCACACCTATGTTCCATCCAAGGAGCATGTGGTCAAGGCCGGATTTCAGGTCGATCGGACTCAGACGGTGAACAAGACGCGACTGTTCACTTTTGCAGACGACGGGGTGGGCAATCCGACGGGAACGATGTTGGAGCGGAACGCCGACAACCGTCTGATCGGCTGGCGTCAAGAATTCTGGGTGCAGGATCAGTGGAGTCCGAACGATCGTTGGACGTTCAACCTCGGCGTGAGGGGCGACGCAGTGCAGTATCAGCGCCATGAGGGGCAGCTCAGCCCACGGGTTGGGGTGGCGTACAAGGCCGATCAGTCCAATGTGTTTCACGTCTTCTACGGACGGCAGTTTACGCCGCCGAATCTCGAAGCGATTTCCTTTGCGAAGCTCAATACGGCCGGCACGAAGGCGGCGCCGGAAAATACGATGAACAATATCGTCAGGGCCGAGCGGGCTCATTATTTCGAGGCTGGGAGCGACCATGCTCTTTCACGCTGGGCGACCCTGCAATTGACCGGCTACTACAAGCTCTCGCATTTTTTGTCTGACGCGGGCCAGTTCGGCACGACCCCCCTCTTGAACTACTTTGCTTTTGAGCGGGGCTGGCAGCGCGGTATCGATGCAGCGCTAAAGCTGCAGTTGCGGGAGGATCTGACTGCGAGGGGGAGCATGGCTTGGGGGCAATGTAAGGGCTATGGTCTTCAATCGGGTCACGTTCTTCTGGATCAAAAGACGATCAACGATATCAACTCCACCGGCGGAGTGTTCTGCGATCACTCGCAGACGCTCACGAGTTCCAGCCTAGTGGCCTATCGGTTCAAGGAGCGGACGACTCTTTCTGGACAGATGCTCTACGCGTCCGGGCTGCGTGCGGCAGAAGAGGGGGCCAAGACCAATTCGACCCACAGCCCCTCCTATACGATTTATAACCTCTCCCTCACTCACGTCATCCCCTTGCCCTGGGACAATCAGAAGTTTCTCTTGGGCTTTGACGTCATCA
It encodes:
- a CDS encoding TonB-dependent receptor, which encodes MLAHAQVLAAESTLIAGSVQSQDLRRVGQVLVEVKDQEGALVATGLSNEAGEFRISVPADGTYSVSARQDSYRSEYVVMKIGTEPPGPVVLTLSKTREIALEVRSSLAPIHDKLSSETYAVSRKDIEELPRGNNVELQDVLLTIPSASYGSLKQVHIRQDHANLQLRIDGVPIPDTVSSTFSDVISPRAWERADIILGGMEAQYGNKTAAVLDITTKSGTKPGFGSAQMFGGSNQTASPSFEYGGTVGEKFRFYVLNSYTSTNRGIEPPTLGHSIFHGQSERNQTFMRGDYQHDNANNFSWVFLNSVAKYQIPTMPGRALDPSGQMLPLLRASRPGFTPVASQAIDENQQENNQYGHMVWRHDVNSSNFFNLSGYVRQTRATFKTDPFNLLAYTADPTAQFSAGSQDRSANSSGARFDHTYVPSKEHVVKAGFQVDRTQTVNKTRLFTFADDGVGNPTGTMLERNADNRLIGWRQEFWVQDQWSPNDRWTFNLGVRGDAVQYQRHEGQLSPRVGVAYKADQSNVFHVFYGRQFTPPNLEAISFAKLNTAGTKAAPENTMNNIVRAERAHYFEAGSDHALSRWATLQLTGYYKLSHFLSDAGQFGTTPLLNYFAFERGWQRGIDAALKLQLREDLTARGSMAWGQCKGYGLQSGHVLLDQKTINDINSTGGVFCDHSQTLTSSSLVAYRFKERTTLSGQMLYASGLRAAEEGAKTNSTHSPSYTIYNLSLTHVIPLPWDNQKFLLGFDVINLLDQKYLINQGEGSIGLGVSHAGMPRSFFFRGQWFF